One Myxococcus stipitatus DNA segment encodes these proteins:
- a CDS encoding glycosyltransferase — MRAVLTNFGSTGDILPFVALAVELRRHGHQPVLALPPAFEPLARQHGVAFTPVGDDLRGAQDDITQALLVSPERIGAADQLQSMFAPLARGLPRMLEDLRQACASADLLVSGRVQPASRMVHDLTGIPFASIYVEHSGSGGGHPAFQEAVRQIVNPVREKAGLPPFHNPLVDGESPQLVLYAMSRHVRPPPRDWPGHHHMVGYFFMEDGALAWEPPAPLRDFLAEGAPPLFFTFGSLKHEDPDGFTDLLVTAAQRTGRRAIIQSGWSQLARRPLPPGFLAVDGMLPYAWLFPRVAAVVHHSGAGTCALAFRAGVPQVLVPHAYDQFLWADLGFARGCAPAPLPAARLTAERLGEAIREALESSRLRESAAALGERVRTEQGLLVARQHLEGLLAKVGLPTTATTTPRPGRATGGGDDWEQDEAPGARRRSALEQQRARRRDL, encoded by the coding sequence ATGCGCGCGGTGCTGACGAACTTCGGTAGCACGGGGGACATCCTTCCCTTCGTCGCCCTGGCGGTGGAGCTGCGGCGGCACGGGCACCAACCCGTGCTCGCGCTGCCACCGGCCTTCGAACCCCTGGCGAGGCAGCACGGCGTGGCGTTCACGCCGGTGGGCGACGACCTGCGCGGAGCCCAGGACGACATCACCCAGGCGCTGCTGGTGAGCCCCGAGCGCATCGGCGCCGCGGACCAGCTCCAGTCCATGTTCGCGCCCCTGGCGCGAGGACTGCCGCGCATGCTGGAGGACCTGCGTCAGGCGTGCGCGAGCGCGGACCTGCTCGTCAGCGGGCGCGTGCAGCCCGCCTCGCGGATGGTGCATGACCTCACGGGCATCCCGTTCGCGTCCATCTACGTGGAGCATTCGGGCAGCGGCGGCGGCCATCCAGCCTTCCAGGAGGCGGTGAGGCAGATCGTCAATCCCGTCCGGGAGAAGGCGGGCCTGCCGCCCTTCCACAACCCGCTGGTGGACGGCGAGTCACCGCAGCTCGTGCTGTACGCCATGAGCCGCCACGTGCGTCCGCCGCCGAGGGACTGGCCGGGCCACCACCACATGGTCGGCTACTTCTTCATGGAGGACGGCGCGCTCGCCTGGGAGCCCCCCGCGCCGCTGCGGGACTTCCTGGCGGAGGGAGCACCTCCCCTGTTCTTCACCTTCGGCAGCCTCAAGCACGAGGACCCGGATGGCTTCACGGACCTGCTGGTGACGGCGGCCCAGCGCACGGGGCGCAGGGCCATCATCCAGAGCGGCTGGAGCCAACTGGCGCGACGCCCGCTGCCGCCGGGCTTCCTGGCCGTGGACGGCATGCTGCCCTATGCGTGGCTGTTCCCGCGCGTGGCGGCGGTGGTGCACCACAGCGGCGCCGGGACATGCGCGCTGGCGTTCCGCGCGGGCGTGCCGCAGGTGCTCGTGCCGCACGCGTACGACCAGTTCCTCTGGGCGGACCTGGGCTTCGCGCGCGGCTGCGCACCGGCGCCCCTGCCCGCCGCGCGGCTCACCGCCGAGCGCCTGGGAGAGGCCATCCGCGAGGCCCTGGAGTCCTCGCGCCTGCGCGAGTCCGCCGCCGCGCTGGGCGAGCGCGTCCGGACCGAGCAGGGACTGCTCGTGGCGAGGCAGCACCTCGAGGGCCTGCTGGCGAAGGTGGGCCTGCCGACGACCGCGACCACGACGCCGCGCCCCGGGCGCGCGACGGGCGGCGGGGACGACTGGGAACAGGACGAAGCACCCGGAGCACGCCGTCGCTCCGCGCTCGAGCAACAGCGCGCGCGCAGGCGGGACCTCTGA